The Candidatus Bathyarchaeota archaeon genome contains a region encoding:
- a CDS encoding ribosomal protein L13e — translation MKKAQIIKRPMVKHKGVTRDGRGFSLGELKEAGLTIDLAKKLNIAIDKRRDSLRKENVETLKELVKTLTNNLKQIH, via the coding sequence ATGAAGAAAGCTCAAATTATTAAAAGGCCTATGGTTAAACATAAAGGTGTTACTCGAGATGGGCGAGGATTTAGTTTAGGCGAGCTTAAAGAAGCGGGGTTGACAATAGATTTAGCTAAAAAACTTAATATAGCTATTGATAAACGAAGAGACAGTTTAAGGAAAGAAAATGTAGAAACATTAAAAGAATTAGTTAAAACCTTAACCAATAA